The stretch of DNA TCAGGAGAGCACCAGCGGTTTCATTTTCAACAAGGAGATGGACTTTACCCCATCAAATCTGGACAGAAAAACTGAATCCAAGAGTAAGTACCAGAAAGCATGCAATGTATTGTTAAAAATGTCCATTAAATGTAACATTCTATTAATTCTACTTCTATTTTTCAGGCTCAAAATACATCAGCAAGTCAGAAGATAACTTGCTGACCCCCCAGTGTGATTCGAGTGCCCACCAGGCCTCATGGATTGTGGAAACTCCTGTGGGAACACAAGCTTTGGACAGAGGGTCTTTCACAGACACTCCATTGACCACTGCCCTCAAGGGCAGCTACTTGTCTGAGCCAGCGATCGTTGCTTCCAAGCTGTCACCGGCAAACATTCTTCCCAAGAAGCTGTGCTGTGCTTCTAGCTCAGAGAGCCTGGAAAGCATGCGCTTCGTCTCTGAACCGCTGAGACAAAATGATCCAGCTGTAAATATCCAGAGTGACGCCAGAGAGCCGGAGAGTGACCTCCGGGCTTCCAAACAGGGCTTCTGCAGCTCAGTTGGAGAAAGTGGGATTAAATTATCAGCAAATGTTCCTGGTACTCCAACCTCAGCCTTTGAAATTAATACCTTTTGCCCACAAGCTCAGGCTGATGAACAAAAGGTTACTTTTGGTCAATTTAATTTTGAAGCGCTCACTCCTTTGCATATTGATAGTTGTGTGTTTGAGTCTAGTCCACACTGTAGTCCAGTAGTCAAAAAAGGTTTATCTTCTTCCTTTGGTCGCTGTAGCAATTCCATGTTggggtcagttgagagagttcCACAGCAGATGAACTGCAGCAGGCTTATTGATGCTTTGGACATGCAGAGTCCTGCTCATTTCTCACTGGCTGTCTTTTCTGGGCTCCAATCCACTCCCTACAAGCCGGGTGTTGAACTCGATGATGAACCCAATATgccaaacaaaactgaaactttagGAAGCAAGTCACATGAGGGGGTGAACATTTCCCCAGAGAGTGGAGCTAAAGTCAAACACCAGCCAGCTCTCTCACCAGATGGCCGGCAGACCCAAAAGCGTCGGGTTCTAGATCACATTCAACACTTCAACAAGCTCACCCTTTACTCTCCTTCAAGCTCAACGaacaagcaaataaaatctCCCATGAAGTTCCAGCGTACCCCTGTGCGACTGACTGTACGTAGGATCAACTCTTTGACGGGAGAGAGCAGGAAGCCCAATAAAATCCCAGAACTCACTGCTAACCAGGCTGGCCATGTGACAAAGGCTGTGAGTCTAGAGAGCGGTCTCTCGCCTCATCCACAGCTCCGGCCACAAGTAGAGCGCTCCAACAGTACGGCTCCCGCAAAGAAAGCCCCTCCTGTCCCACCAAAAAGACTCAGCACCTTGCCCCGAAAACTCAAGCCCGGTGCCTTGGGTGACATGACCAACAAAGTTCAACCAAAACCCAAAGTGGAGTCTGATCCATCAGCTGCCCAGAAACCAATCATTATGCAGCAGGTTGCAGC from Xiphophorus hellerii strain 12219 chromosome 19, Xiphophorus_hellerii-4.1, whole genome shotgun sequence encodes:
- the arhgap11a gene encoding rho GTPase-activating protein 11A isoform X3 — protein: MNVMEKNVMRLAAVQHLRTVYGIKIKNWNKNKATSCKLTATHLQKVFGVPLDSLPCYNMECGRVPSFLVDACMKLLAHVETEGLFRKSGSVVRLKELRAKLDAGEECLPTARPCDVAGLVKQFFRELPEPILPTELQDAFLKVQQLPSAEERTSATMLLSCVIPDKNICVLRHFFDFLHSVSQRSAENKMDSGNLSVILAPNLLHSGDGTEKMNANTEKRLKLQAAIVHCFIENAQNFGVLPQFLQEKVPAMMGCEPGARSPSQEELEEVNLNSGMKKKNRRSFGVFSSTTPVIATPSSKRKLPLEPRNSFGFSNKKRRSVKKTLGFELLPSSLFNGTSTPGSACSASGVLDSSQNTFSSTGRSKRQPSTSTIRKSKRFSHRHIVNRVESGRAGCFSPKVTKKEAPLKSLRLRFNLGRSNKDSGSGSIGLRLATQESTSGFIFNKEMDFTPSNLDRKTESKSSKYISKSEDNLLTPQCDSSAHQASWIVETPVGTQALDRGSFTDTPLTTALKGSYLSEPAIVASKLSPANILPKKLCCASSSESLESMRFVSEPLRQNDPAVNIQSDAREPESDLRASKQGFCSSVGESGIKLSANVPGTPTSAFEINTFCPQAQADEQKVTFGQFNFEALTPLHIDSCVFESSPHCSPVVKKGLSSSFGRCSNSMLGSVERVPQQMNCSRLIDALDMQSPAHFSLAVFSGLQSTPYKPGVELDDEPNMPNKTETLGSKSHEGVNISPESGAKVKHQPALSPDGRQTQKRRVLDHIQHFNKLTLYSPSSSTNKQIKSPMKFQRTPVRLTVRRINSLTGESRKPNKIPELTANQAGHVTKAVSLESGLSPHPQLRPQVERSNSTAPAKKAPPVPPKRLSTLPRKLKPGALGDMTNKVQPKPKVESDPSAAQKPIIMQQVAAENMSHYRGSPRNPLNHNQLLSATKPVDL